One Brachybacterium kimchii genomic window carries:
- the rplN gene encoding 50S ribosomal protein L14 encodes MIQQESRLKVADNTGAKEILCIRVLGGSGRRYASIGDTIVATVKDAIPGGNVKKGDVVKAVVVRTTKERRRADGSYIRFDENAAVILKTDGEPRGTRIFGPVGRELRDKRFMKIISLAPEVL; translated from the coding sequence GTGATTCAGCAGGAGTCGCGACTGAAGGTCGCCGACAACACGGGTGCGAAGGAGATCCTCTGCATCCGCGTTCTCGGTGGCTCCGGTCGCCGTTACGCAAGCATCGGCGACACCATCGTGGCGACCGTCAAGGACGCCATCCCCGGTGGCAACGTCAAGAAGGGCGATGTCGTCAAGGCCGTCGTCGTGCGCACCACCAAGGAGCGCCGCCGCGCCGACGGTTCCTACATCCGTTTCGATGAGAATGCCGCCGTGATCCTCAAGACGGACGGCGAGCCGCGAGGCACGCGCATCTTCGGCCCCGTGGGCCGCGAGCTGCGCGACAAGCGGTTCATGAAGATCATCTCGCTGGCGCCGGAGGTGCTGTGA
- the rplX gene encoding 50S ribosomal protein L24: MAGMKIKKGDLVQVITGRTSDGDKAAKRGLEPGDKGKQGRVLEVFTDTQRVLVEGVNRRTHHLRPTQQGGAGGIEQREAPIHVSNVALVDPEDNRPTKVGYRVETLELENGRTKQVRVRYAKRSGKDI; the protein is encoded by the coding sequence ATGGCAGGCATGAAGATCAAGAAGGGTGACCTGGTCCAGGTCATCACCGGCCGCACGAGCGATGGCGACAAGGCCGCCAAGCGCGGGCTCGAGCCGGGCGACAAGGGCAAGCAGGGCCGTGTGCTCGAGGTGTTCACCGACACGCAGCGCGTGCTGGTGGAGGGCGTCAACCGCCGCACCCACCACCTGCGTCCGACCCAGCAGGGCGGCGCCGGTGGCATCGAGCAGCGCGAGGCTCCGATCCACGTCTCGAACGTGGCGCTCGTCGACCCCGAGGACAACCGTCCCACCAAGGTCGGCTACCGCGTGGAGACCCTCGAGCTCGAGAACGGCCGCACCAAGCAGGTCCGTGTGCGCTACGCCAAGCGCTCCGGGAAGGACATCTGA